In Oryzias melastigma strain HK-1 linkage group LG10, ASM292280v2, whole genome shotgun sequence, the genomic window atagagctagcgagctccgttgtattgAACTGGCAAGGTCCCCTGTTACCAGCTAGCGAGCCCCCGTGTTGTCAACTAGCGAGCTcatctgtagcatgctagcaagctctgctgtagcatggtAGTAAGTTCATctgcaagctagtgagctccgtgGTATTAAGCTTGTGAACTTTGATGTAGCccgctagcaagctccgctgtagcatgctagcaagctcatctGTATCAAGCTTGCGatctccgctgtagcaagcagACCCGCTGTCCAAGGACCAGCTGGGTAGCATTGCAAGCCTACCCGCTGAGTGttcacttaagccaatgtgggcaaacacaggtggggacaccacagaaactgcagacaaacccaattttttagactaaaaaaaattgcaaaatcatTTCGAATTCAACAtttctgtagttttttaaatcccatcttattaaaaaagaataataagtGAGTTAATTTTTTGACATTCGCAAAAACAAATACGACAACTGCTCTTAAAAGTATGAGAAGAATACAAATCTGAAACATTAACATTACGATGTTCAATCCAATGATACAAACAGAAATTTGCACCCATTTGTTCAGCAGTTTGGAGGGTTCAGGTCGCTGCAAGAGTGGCATCTAAAATAGCGCTCCCGCCGCTCTCCAAAGGTCTGCTGTTGTCTTTCATCCACAGaagatgaaatgtttgtttgattaaaGCGAATGAAGTCAGGCAGTTAAAAGTCTTCCGTCAAAGCTTTGCTGAAAACTACTCTGAAAATCATGAATAATGGAGAGGACAGGATCATTTTACTTGGGATTAGCTTGCTCGGTTGCCATGGTAGACACACATGATTTATTTAGTGGCTATTTGACTGCAAGGGAGCTTACAGGCTCCCAGTCATTTTTAGATCTGTTCACACTGTGAGGATTAAACCTGGGAGTAATCcatgggaaacaaaaaaaagtgtgtctGAGCTGCGTGTTTACCTCTGAATGAGGGGGAAGGAGCCTAACTGTCGAGCTGGGGGCCATGTAATGTGGAAGAGGGTTCGCAATGGAGGGGACAGAGATGACGGCGGGGCAGGAGAAGCCGCAGAAGCGGGTAAGGTTCCGCGTGGCCTCGGGGAGCAGCGGCCGGGTGCTGAAGGAGATGTTCAAGGATGAGGGGCCTTCGGACTCTCTGGATTCAGACTGCACCAGCAGCTCGGAGGCCGAGCGGGCCAGCACCCCCTCCACCACCGGAGAATCCCACCTGTTCGGACCTCTGGGCTCCGAGCTGGATGAGTGCGAGGGAGAGCCGGACGAGCTGCTCCTGTACGCGGGGGCCACCAAGGACTGGCTGTTCACCACCAAGAGGGTCAACATCCTCAGTAAGAATGGGACGGTGAGAGGGGTCAAGCACAAAGTCTGCGCCGGTCAGACGCTGTTTGAAAACCTTCCAAACTCCAACGGTGTAAGTACTTCCCATCAAACTTTTAGCTTCACTGCCTCATGCTCTTGGGAAGTCTCAAAGCCATTTCCTGTCAACTTTCAAGTGAGAGTTTCTGCGGGATGACTCAAAAGACCGGACAAGGCCACGCACCAATGAATGATTAATGTGCATTTCGTTAAGTGTTTCAGGAGAAACTAATCAGGTTAATGAATATCCAGCACTGCTTTCTGTCATCGCTGCAGCGATTGTTCCTGCGGGTCAGAGAGCTTACAGGTGACATAAAAGGTCAACACTGTTTTCCTGTAAACTGGTATTATGTGATCGCACCGTGTCACCAACCAAATAAAGCCTCTCAGCACAATTAAGGgggcttttctttctttcatggTGGAGATTAAATACTTATCAAGGTGAAGCGGCACGATCTGCTCCCGCGGAGAAAGTCTTAGCTTTTACAAATGTGTGCTGAACGGGGATTTGAAAAGCAGGAAATCTGTTTGGATAAATTCAAGTGAATCAGGATTGATGTCAAGATTTAtggatttgaatatatttggtACAGAATATACACTGTTTGGCTCAATAAGTTTTATTGAGagaaaataatgatatatagagagaactggaccgagagAGAGTGACCTCATTCATAGAATTTAACGTACTTCCAaagaaattaagtcaattcagtcgccattttttcacaatacagaCGACATGTTGGAGCAGAAGACGTTTGTTAGTATTGagaccgcctacttttattgagacatctgattggttaatttataacttgcactacaaaaacaaatatgaaaaaacaattagGATTATcaggaacatgtaaaaaaaggttttgatatCTTGGAACCAGTCGGtatttcctatttggaacacgaggggtttgctcagtccagttctcatgtacagtcaatgttcATGCCTGATCGTTTTTTCAGGTTAACATGAGATCCAGAGGCCTCAACATCTGTGccaagattattttaaaaaagctatcaagggcaatattttcattttctgcattttatttcaaataattaaccctttaagactTAAGGTGTTGCCgttgacgcttaaacacaaaatctttgacgtactgtaacttttcaaccattaatgagcggcttttctccttcagagtctgctggaattacgttgatcatgttaacaatttcgaaaaatacagtaaatcaacttGTTGAGGTGAACTGACTGAGCACAGAATATTGAGGTGATGAGGTCCATCCCAGTTTATCATACTCCTATGCGACCATCAGTTGTcgacaaaaacttttaaaaaggtgtaattgaatcaaattgacaGAAATCTTTGAAAAATCTGACCTCACGGATTTCAGTTGTTATCCAAATCTCCAAATGTGAGTTTAATAAATTCAGCAACTgagttttctcaaaaatgtgacagctttttttttactccaagcTAATGAATCCTTGTTAGACTAATTTCATCccaacatttaagaaaataaaatgtttcatgtattaaaattttaagacacatatttaaaacatttttagttttctttcaaacaacctAATTGTTCTTTTATTCTTCTTGATATAATCTGTTCTAGAAGATTGTTATCAATGGTAATTGAATCTTGGTAGATTATTACTTGCAGAATTTTCTGCTGTTCCATGTTTGAAATATTGACAGTTTATatcttttgacaaaaaaaatcttcttaacTCTTTCTATTATTTTTGATGAGAAAAATCATGATCATAAATTTGGTTTAGGGATGTTAAAGATGCAGATACATGTCCAAAAATTCCTTTAGTTCTGAGAGTAACAGAAATATCAggtgaaaaccacagatatgaacaacaTTTTGTTAGTAAAGTGGTATAAATTTAACCAGGAAGTAAATAATCAGTTTCTGTCAAACTCTCAGCCTCACTTCCTGTTACGTCTCCCCTATCTTTTGCACTGTTTGGTGACTTTTTATGttcatgtgatgcaaacaaaaatatgtacaaTCACAAGTTGGGTCAATTCCAATTGGCTGAAGGTGAACATCAGAGAAGGTCACTAAATACACAATAGCCCTTTTCCCACCGCatggtaaaaaagaaatacatggaTATATCAatatgagacatttttttcaccacaaagagcaaaacagtctaaaaaatccaaaaaatttggtttgaatgtttgaatgtttgaagTTGTTATGTCTTATTGACATTTATggaataaaatgacaaatgaataccatattttctgcactataaggctCATCATCTAAAAATGGTCCGTTTTTGGACTTATGTCACATATAAGGCgcattaagcgagacaaaagtcaaagataagtcagtcaaactttattaactacGTTTGAAGTAACTCTAGAGCTTTGTCCAAATTctcaccctaatccctaacttctaaaaaactatgtagtgcaggactatctattACCCTGGATtataaaagcaatttggacaccatgctcaatacttttattttttttctaaaggccGGATATGACGTTTTCCCAAAGTGGAAATCagatcaatacgaacatttcactaCGTCTATTTGTTACTCCGCCGTGTTCTGATGGCGAAAATGTGGACGGTTtgctaaaaaattacatttaaacatgttttctttcgCAAGAACTGTTTGACCACaaagcattgtggtctatatttgctaatgtagtgagcatcgatgcacggtAGTTtgtcgcaaagacttctgggagatttctagtgcgctcgattttggaattgtaaatACGGACAgtactacaaaatggcgaacgcactatatagtgcattataTAGTgcatagtgaaggaatttggacatagcctagAACTTGTTTACTACATGTTAGCCCCAATAAAACTGTTAGCCTCATTAGCTTTTTTACAATgcctgtaactcccaacattgttagtaacatgtaaaaaaaacagactgataccgtcatgaatcagtcccctgtctccccctctggccttcAGCGGGAACTATCTCCTGagttctagcacttcctggttctccacacttcatttcccatcagccccttcTGCCATCAgtaatcactcccagcagtatttagtcagagCAGAGAGCTCTgttcagtgcgaagtcttgtttgtgccactctgcctgcatcactgagcatTCTCcacctgacctgatcttctgtttaaTCTGACCCCGCTtcgtctgccgcctgccctgaccctcgcctggaccctgaccacacTGGTTATTCTCTCATGTCTTCATGCTCGtgcttgacccctgcctgcctgaccctgatttagcttcgtggacttttagctgtgcttcgcGCCTGTTGTTCTGTCCgtgccaaataaacctgctgcacttggatccagccgtctgcctgtttgtgacagataccactaaacaaacattactggGACTACGTTAACTCCCAGtgttgtttgtaacatgtaaaaaaaaacacaatctgacaTGTTATACAtgttatttacaataacaccaaCCAAATTTTGAGAGAGTGTCATGTACCTTCAAAATTCAATCAACACAACTattcaaatcaattcaattttatttatatagcccaatatcacaaaggaaatttgcctcattgggcttcatgccggcagtttttacaaatgcagaaagttagtcataaaatatacacAATGGCTAAAAACAGACCAAATAAAAGGTTATCCctgccttagaccctcccttccggtgaggaaaaactcctaaaaaacctgaatcaggaaaaaagaagaaacctagACTTAATTACAATTAATACAAGGCACTCTAGATTTTAGggtgtagtatttttttttttataataataataataaggctTTTAAATGTGCCTAATAGTGCAAAAATATGGTAATAAATATCTAGATTACATCCATTTAGGCATAAGAACAGGACGGTATCATTTCTCCACCAGGTTTGTTAAATCTTTTACATATCATCTCATGAACCATGTACCGAGATACATATCAAATTTTGAGACAGCACACCCGTTATTTGTTTcccacaacaaaaaacagattttgtttttaaactttttgtttttaaattaacaaaagagAGACTCAAAAAGTCTTGATGACTGAAACTCAATCATTTTCTCCAACTTTTGTAATCACCAAACAAATCAGCTGAATTTGGGGGGATGTGTGTCTCTTTTGCTCAAATGAAAAGGCAGAGTCCCACTGAGTTAGATTCTTCTGAAAGGTAACTCCAAACCAGGAGCACATTCAGATGAACAATTAGGACAAACAGATTTTTGGGATGGAAAAACTAAATGGACTTTCGACAGAAAGCAGGGGTCTAAGAAAACACACAAGGAAcgtataaaaaatatgaattgaagcaaagaacataaaaaaagctctGACAAAACAAATAAGAATGGCAGAAGTATAAGGGGAGACTAACTGATATAAAAACCTGGGAAAACATAAACTGGCAGGTAAAATGTAGAAACCAGACAGTGGAGAAACATAACAGGAGCTCCAATAGCAGCAAATATGTAGACCTTGACGATCCGTCCACACTgatcctccagcttctctgctCTCAGATGGAGCTGTCTTTGGAGTTTGGCCGGATCGTGATCTACACCACCAGTTTCAGAGTGGTGAGGACGACCTTCGAGCGCTGCGAGCTGGTCAGGAAGATCTTCCAGAACCACCGGATGAAGTTTGTGGAGAAGAACATCGCCCTGGACAGCGAGCTCGGTAAGGAGCTGGAGCAGCGGTGCAGACGTGTGGGGGAACCTCCTTCGTTACCCGTGGTGTTCATCGACGGACACTACCTCGGGGTGAGTCTTCACCACTTCATCTGCTAGAGAGGAGCCTCCACACCAAGCAGTGACCGTCCTCCTGACATCTGATCCACAGGGTGCTGAGAAAATACTCGCCATGAACGAATCAGGAGAGCTTCAAGATCTTCTGACAAAAATTGAGGTTGGTTTTCTCTGACAGAAATATCACACATTTTGGCACAATGGAGGAATTTACAGGtgataaattattcaaatatatacatttttgtcttattaAAGTCACTATGCCAACTGTCTCAACAATTATTACTGTCCACTGTcacctccaggtaattctatccggccctccagatcattttattttattgttattaatggccagatgttatcttgcgctcatttctaacttgtataattttgacaaaatatatttttatggagagtaaaacattgaaagtttttaaggtttaagttgatttcttctggaataatatccctgtctttttattattcataattatgttaagaagttacggttttaaagttaaaaaaactggcattctgctgactttttggactattttggcatttactaagattttttaggctatttttggagtctagctaatatttaggctacatgctagctgttttggctaatttagacttttttaaaagcttttaggctgttttggagttaagctaatatttacacgttagctgtttcggcaaatttaggcttttcttagttttttaggctattttgaagtataGCTGTTTTTTNNNNNNNNNNNNNNNNNNNNNNNNNNNNNNNNNNNNNNNNNNNNNNNNNNNNNNNNNNNNNNNNNNNNNNNNNNNNNNNNNNNNNNNNNatggctatcaactttagcgtttttagctattaatttcagcatcttcatctatcagaaCTAGCATCCTCAGcacccaaattcagcttacagcattcacactagcattatagcaggtaatgctacatatctggttcataattatgttaaaaagttacagttttaaagtttaaaaaaataattttagagtgttcaataaatgtttttcctgtttggtgtgttttggattaaggcccctgtgcgattgacaTTCCTGATCTAAATGATAGCAAATGAAGCAGGAACAGTGGGTCCAAACGGACCTGCAGCCGGGTCACTCCCCCTGGAGAGGCCGTCTCCTCCGGCTTTGCATCTGTTTGAATTTAAACGTGCAGTAACATTAAGCTGGACAAAAGATGACATTTAAATCATACACTGAAACCACCGCAGGCAGTTAAAAAAAGCCGCAGCTGTGAAAGGTCATGCATAAAAAAGGTCCAGAACGAGGCCACCTCCTGTGAAACTCATGTGCTCCAAATTGtctaaaatagcattttttaaaaagtggacaTAGATTATTTCCACTTGACATAGTCAAGAAAAAGATCACGTTATGTAAGGAAGTTTTCAAAGACATTATTATCACTAttagaagaaaattaagctgcaAAATTCCTGAAGTCCCATATAAGTcttatattttgatctattttaaaatcgttcTTTAAAttacgtttttagccaaaactgaaaaaaaatatgttgtttaatttctgcagttcattggaaattctcctctgagttgtgggcgggaccatcgTACACCCCCCACAACCTCGACTTTACATTAGGGGTGCcacaaaatggtgagcaatatcagagtgATCTAGTCatacagtttggatccagattccagctctgacaaggaaaacaaagacgttcatggatctgtctgcaagtggatgcatcagaatggaatgagcagggagcttgtgtgGATTTATtcctctcctcctgattcacaacaatttgattcaagAAAAACTTGAACAACACTTCAACAGTGTGAACTAATTAACTAGTATTGTATTAAAATGTGCACGAGTTTACTAGTGGGCCCCATTTGTGCTTTCTGGTTAACTAGtcacatgacatttttttacatgtcactAGCAAACtcactagtaaactagtgcGACCAAAATATCACACTAGTTTACTAGTAACACGCAAAATGCAAACTAGTTGACCAGTGAGATGTATGTAAGTCTTACTAGTTAACCAGTGATACTCTCAAAAAGCCACTAGTTAACCAGTGACTTGCACATTTTCTACAAGTTCACTAATAAGACTCCTGTAAAGCTCACTAGTtaactggtgcaacaaaaatatcgCACTAGTTGACTGGTGACATGCAAAATGTGAACTAGTTGACTAGTGAGACGTATGTAAATCTTTGTCGTTAATtagtaagaaaaatgtcactagTTCACTAGTGCAGTGCAAAAAGCCCACGTGTTAACTAGTGGGGTTTACAGGACCCATCCAAGTGAACTTGAATAAAATTGGCATGtgactagttaactagtgaccTTTTGAGAGTGTCACTACTTAACAAGTAAACACAAATAGGGCCTTCTAGTAAACTAGTGCAGATTTTAAGACaatactagttaactagttcaCACTTTCTACCATCACTAGTTAACTAATTGTACTTTTTGCATGACTAGTTAGGCTTAAAACACCCTGATGTCAAGGATATcgattaaatgataaaaaggcttCCACAGTACatccttttttccccaaataacTGAAAGAAAGTTTCCAACAGTAAACAAAAACCACGGTCTGGTTCTGTCTCTCTGATCATCCTCTATTCATGAATGGagattagcatttttttggttCAGGTTTGCTGTACTTTACATGTTAGAGATGTTTTATAATTACCTTTCACAGAAGCTCTctagttcaattcaattcaattcaattcaattcaattttatttatatagcccaatatcacaaattcaatttgcctcattgtgTGAATTGTTTTCTTCATGGAAACGTAGACTACAGAATTCAAACATGCAAAAGCTCTGAACCTGCTTCTTCCCTGTTGGGGTAacggagttgctggagcctatacaaACTGTTCTGTGGGACACTGGACGCGTTGTCAGACATGTGGcctcacacacagtcacacataagcctcgtttccttccactgagtggtccgatccaataaggagtagtacggtactGTCCTGTCAGTTCTGGTGAACACTCACTTGCTTCCAccgagcagtttgttttcacagtgTATGCGTGGTTTAAAATGCTAACGTGTcgttgtagtgcgacgactagaaaagcaacaacgatggagatcatccagcagctcgtctttctcttgttttactttgtgtacATCGTCTATAACAGGAATTGAATGTTGTTTCAAGAAGATAAGAGGAATACCGCCGTAGAAACAgaattgctagcttagcgctatgcTGGTGCTTTCTTCACTTTCTTCCAATCAACGGGCGGCTACAGCGACTCCGCCACAACGACTtcagttctatttttctatgacaATGgatggggccctcaagagggttcattttacaatgaaaatgctcaaaataccaggTTGGACCCCTAagtggaaatgaggctaaaGCTCGTCTCACAATCATATTAACACAGTTTCCAGAGCTTTTCAGTTTAGAGCTGATCACTCTAAATTGTGAGTGTGTCCCATAGGTCTCCCACACACAGACGAGTATCtgaatgtgttctccacattccACGCATCGCCTGATGGAGTGATGACCTGCAGCATGGAAACCGTCTCCTTGACTTCATACACTTGATTTCTCTGAAATGCTTGTTGACTGTCCATCAATGTCAGGGGTCCAAACCTGCTACAAAGAGGGACAGATTTGGTGAAAATCTGAGACAACCAACCAGTCATCCTCCATTCTTTGAAACTTTAATaatatgaaatgaaaacatACAATTTTATGAACCTTTAGAAATGAGCTACAATGTGTAGTAAGAGGTTTACAGCCTCTAATAGCAGAATTTAGCCAATCATAGTCAAGAAATCGTACACACTGTTCTTAGAATTTGCTGGGAGGCACATATTATGGATTTTATGGCAGGAACctggaatatgaatgaagctgCATTGAGCCAGACTTTGGACGTGCCTgatctgttttatatttgttattgatgcttttttttgccCCAAATCTTTCAGTTTTGAACCAATGTGTGACAATATTGgagtttttttgacatttaaataaaaaactgttttggtacttttgtttggaaaataaaccaaaatcctTTTAAAGATACTGTTTTATATTGAATTATATTTTCCTTTCAAATGTTATGAATAATTGACTTGCAGATGGGTAAAACACAAAGGTTCAAATCTTTTCGATAACTAGGAAAACAAGTTTCAGTTGCGCCTTATTGCTGCCAGAACTTATGGTTGTTGTGAGGAGTCtttctgaatatttaattttctgCTTAATACAATTACCCTTACaaaaagagtattttttatgtttgtaatgTTCTAAATTATTAGTTTACGaacattctgattttttttatctataagACGTTTCTGTTAATTTTCCAGAGGGTACAGCAGCCCCAGACGTGCCAGACCTGCGGGGGCTTTGCTTTCATCCCGTGTCCAATGTGCCATGGCAGCAAGATGTCCGTGTTTCGCAACTGCTTCACGGATTCCTTCAAAGCCCTCAAGTGTACTTCCTGCAACGAGAACGGCCTGCAGCCCTGCCAGAGCTGCAGCCAGTGAGGAGGAGGTTAAGTGCCTGGACCCACATCCATCCCTCCTTCAGGAGCCTGAGCTGGACTCGACCACAGGCGGAGAAACGCAGGACTCTTCCTCCTTAGGCCATTACAGTACAGAAAACGGGCATTTCTAATAAAAACCTGTTCAGTCTTTGACACAGGACAGCAGAATCCCCCGTCTTAAGTTTATTTCTAATCTTGTGCTTGGATCTTTCAAAGCTCTTGTTTGCCCTCTGGTGAACCTCAGCTTGTTCCAGAAGAGGATCCTTTATTAACAAGTCTCTCATTATTAATCGGGTCTCAGACATAGTCAGCGAAGAACAGACACTCAAGCCAAAGAGCGAAAGTCCGTGGCTCAGCTTTCAGGCAGCAGAAGGCAAGAAACCGGAACCTTGTTCACAGGGAAGCTCCAAATGCCAATCAAAACCATAACAAAATCTGGTCAGATATGCTAGAGATTACTACCCACAATGCAACACAAACAGGGAAAAATATGctcaaaaaatcaaattacttcatattaaatgttttacaacctaattataaatatttctttacaagtttttataaaatgatttgcattttttcagtttttataaacCTCATTGTGGTTTGTTTTGATTGGACtgaaaaaataagtgaaaatgactcaatttagaacaaaatgttaacaaaatacGATCTTAGTAAAAGTAGATCCATCTTAATACATCCTCATCAAATCTAAATCTTATTTTAGAGCATGAATCTAacattttgtttccaaaatgatGACTATGAATGTCAGTCTGACATTtactgaacttaaaaaaataacatttttatcaaaaatgacagtgaattttgaggatttgtttttcatcataaattaagtttttctgtttctgatgaGCCCCAAATTTGTGTTTGCAGCTTAAGACATAACTTaaacagccaaaaataaaaactaggtggatcttttttttgttttttgaataaaaagtgaGCAGGGAATGATTTGGAGACAGGAGGTTCTGAGGACACAAAGTTTTAAGATCAGCGCCTCAAGCGGCCTAAAGGTCCATGTTTTGCATAATGAGAGGGTTTAGAGCCAAGCACCAGGCAATCCCCTTTCTGAGAGGAGCAGATCAGAGTCTCAGTGAGCGCAGAGATCCTGCTGTGCAGATGTTTTTCAGCCATTTTCTTCCTATAAGTGGGACTTCAGAGGAAAGGAGAGATTTTGACTACGACTCTTTCTGAAGAAAAGCCACAGTCAGTGAcgaggctaaaacattttatatggaaattgggaaaatgagattaaaatgaaaagaacaaatatatGGATGTCAAacaaatttattattgttattattgtcaatacagcagtttttttaagcagatGTGATATTACTATCGTAAggcaaaaaacagaaagaaaaatgtgcagaaaatctTGAAAGCCTGGGTGGGTCAGCAAACACCAAACAGGGGCGTAGCAAATAATTTGAGGGGCTCAAGATTTCATTTAACTatagaacactttcactataaaaagttacaccatcacttttgccgagtattttttacacaaaaaaatatttgtcataaaaaattgatcaaaatatgacaacacatgataaattagagtagttttgttttatcttcaaACTGTggtttatttaacaaaacagaaaataaaaacataggaaggtCCTAAAAGCTTGCTCTAAAtatactgaaaaattaggattctgagatagaaaaaaaaaagaaaaattatgatAATTTGGAGACTTGGGCCTTGGTCCACCCATACCTGGGACATACGTCACCCAGGgtcccatgacactcagaaaaatacaacatatttAAAGTCATGtaatacttttgctcgggtgaaaatcactCGTCGATAGTGCTCTATAGGGTTATAG contains:
- the grxcr1a gene encoding glutaredoxin domain-containing cysteine-rich protein 1, with the translated sequence MEGTEMTAGQEKPQKRVRFRVASGSSGRVLKEMFKDEGPSDSLDSDCTSSSEAERASTPSTTGESHLFGPLGSELDECEGEPDELLLYAGATKDWLFTTKRVNILSKNGTVRGVKHKVCAGQTLFENLPNSNGMELSLEFGRIVIYTTSFRVVRTTFERCELVRKIFQNHRMKFVEKNIALDSELGKELEQRCRRVGEPPSLPVVFIDGHYLGGAEKILAMNESGELQDLLTKIERVQQPQTCQTCGGFAFIPCPMCHGSKMSVFRNCFTDSFKALKCTSCNENGLQPCQSCSQ